AGTGGAGTCCTTTGAAAGCAGAAGAAGGGAccgtctgcctcagtctcctgagaatATTTAGCAAAGAGCTATGCCCATAGCAGGGACTCAGCTCATTGCCACCTCTACACCTTGACCCATTGGTGCACCCTGGCCGACTAGTCTCCTTGGCTGTTACAGACATCAATTCTTCACATTTTTTCGCTGCCCTGGCCAGGTACTCCGGTCTACCATAGTAAGACTGGAGTAAGATTTAAGTGAGATGAACCTCACTTCCTGCCAGTCAGCAGAGTCCATCTCTTAACCATAGTAATTAGTTCAAGGCTGGCAAGTGGCCCAGTGAGAGCCAGTGCAATGCTTGTCAGGACTTCGGGAATGAAAAGCATTGTTTCTTATAAATGGTGTTTTAAATTTCTGGCTATCCTGAATCTTTTACCTCTCCATATAAACTACAAGTGTGCACAGTGGTAAGTGTATTGAAGAATGAATGGGCACCGAGTTTGCCCAGAGTAAAGCAAGGGACCCGACTCAGTCCGGGGATCTCctccctgaggaggtgacattttgTGACGTCCACAAAATAACGTGCTGGggttttgattggcattgcaTTGAATCAAAGATCAGGTTGGGAAGAACTAACATCTTGactattccaatccatgaatatgaattatttctccatttatttagttatttgatATCTTTTGAGTTTTGTAGTTCTTCTCATATTGcagatattttgttagatttatacctaagtatttctctcttctttggtGCTAAGGTAAATGATAACATGTTTTTAATATCTTactattttgctttctcttttcctttcttctctcttttcttttcttgacagagtcttactctgttgcccaggctggagtgcagtggcacaatcatggctcactgcagcttcaacctcctgggctcaaatgatcctcctggctcagcctcttgagtagtagGCATCACAGGCCCacgccactacatccagctaattttttatttttagtagagatgaagtctcactatgttgcccaggctgatcttgaattcctgggctcaagcaatcctcctgcctcagcctctcaaagtgctaggattacaggtgtgagccagtatCCCtggccatttttgtttgtttgtttttttgagacagaatttcactcttgttgtgcaggctggagtgcaatggcacgatctctgctcactgcaaccgctgtctcccgggttctagtgattatcctgcctcagcctccagagtagctgggattataggtgcccatcgccacacccagctaatttttgtatttctagtagagatgaggtttcaccacgttggctaagctggtctcgaactcctgacctcaggtgatccacccaccttggcctcccaaaatgatgggattacgggctattttcttttctgaaggaAATACCACAGGAAATGCTGACTTCCCTTAGATGGTGTGGAGTGAAGATCTGAGGGTCCACACAGTAGTGGCCATTTGGGGAACATGTGGGGAGAGTCTGAAGCTAACAGGCTGCCAGGGCAGGGGCACCATGAGGAGGCTGAAGACTAAGGAAACTTGCAAAGTCCTTGGTGTAAAGGGTTGAACTGCTGGATCAAACTTTGCCTGAAAGTATGCAACCTTGGGTCTCTTCTAAAAAATGAGCaacattttcccttcttttttttttttctttttttttttgagacagagtcttgttctgtcacccagctggagtgcaatggtgcgaacttggctcactgcaacctctgcctcctgggttcaagcgattctcctgcctcagcctcctaagtaactgggattacaggcgcctgccaccatgcctagctcatttgttttttttttttttttgagacagagtctcgttctgccgcccagctggagtgcaatggtgcgaacttggctcactgcaacctctgcctcctgggttcaagcggttctcctgcctcagcctcctaagtaactggtattacaggcacctgccaccacgcccggctcatttttttttttttttttagagggagtttcgctctttcacccaggctggagtgcaatggattgatctcggctcactgcaacttccgccttttggtttcaagtgattctcctgcctcagcctcccgagtagccgggattataggcgcccgccaccacgccaggctaatttttgtatttttagtagagacagggtttcactatgttggccaggcaactcctgacctcgagatccaccagcctcagcctcccaaagtgctgggattacaggcgtgagctaccacacccagcccatttttgtatttttagtagaaacagggtttcgccatgctgacAGAACCGGtgttgaactccagacctcaggtgatctgcccacctcagcctcccaaagtgctgggattacaggcatgagcggccattatttacatacaataaatatgtaaataattatgtGAGTAATTTGTatgtaaatacaaatacaatGAAGGCTCCCTTCATTATTTAAACCCATTTGAATTGGGTTTTCTGTTGCTTGAATGTGCAAGACTCCTAACTACTACgctatctcttcttttttcctctgagCCTCAAATTCAGACTCATTTCCTCCATCAAGGCAGAGGAATCATGGGAGTTGCTCATCTGGCCTTACCTTCCAACACAGTGAGGGCCAGGGCCGGCGGGGGCACAGGACCGGAGGTCCCTCAGGGTCGTCGCTGAGAGCAGTGCCTGCACAGTCCTCATAGAAGAGGTGCAGGTAGGAGCGGACCCCATACCACTTGCCATCCTCCACGTTGGGGCCGCGGCTGCAGCTGCAGGAACGATTGCAGCTCGGCATCATGGACCCCTGGGAAGCAGGTAAGGTGCAGCTGACAGAGGGAGGGATTAGTGGGAGCTGCTCATGGTGACCTTCATAAGCCCCCCAAATCTTTGTGCCCCACCCGCTTCTCCTCCCACTCGAGACACCCTACACTCATAGCACAGTCAGGCCTTCTGGAATCCCAGCCTGTCCTTCCCGAAGCACACTGTGAATGAGCGAATGCACTGAAGGccttagcccagtgcctggcaattGGAGGTGTCAATAAATGTGCATGTTTACTCTGGAGGCCACCCAGTACCTGGGACTGTGGGCTCTGGAGCCTGACCACTTGGACTGGAGTCGTGGACACGCTGCTTCCGGGAGGCGTGACCTTAGACAACTGCTTCCAcctttctgggtctcagtttcctcatctgtaaaacagacctAATAATCATACTTGTTCCATACAGTTATTGTGTCTAATGCTGAGAAATGGTAGCTGTTGAGATTAgtactgtaatttttttgttattacttCCATCTTGAACTTTTTAGTCTCCATGTCTGGAATGAGAGAGCCTCACCCTCCGCTCCCCTTCAGACCCCCTCCTGGGGGTAATTGTCATGGCTGACACTTGGGCTGGAGTTCCCAAGCTGCAAGGCTATAAAAGGTCCTCCCCAGGACTGCCCCTGAAAGCCTCCAGATTCCAATGAATTTTGACTCCATTGGAAGTGAAAGTCAGGGTCCCTCAGGATTAGAGGCTCTTGGGCTTAAGAGCTGTTAGATTTCCAGAGAAACCTAtcaaataaccttttttttttcccacaaaagtGGACACAGATCTTGGGAATGGAAGGTActtgtatatccatatataaaaGGTTTGGCCCAAACCAAAGCCAGGAGGTGCTGGGGGAGGACTGGGCTTCTACCCCAGTCTCCATGATGGCCCTCAGCCTTAATTAGCAGCCTCCTACAAAATGAAACAATGTGCTTGTTCCAAAGGGTAAGATAAAGGTCCTGACAGCTGCCTCTCACTTCCAATCAGATGTGGTCCTCAAATCCCTGCATAGAGAAACTCACCGAAACAGCACagagaaacacacagacacatgctcACAAAGCACACAGAGACATACCCAGATAGgtacgacacacacacacacacacacacacacacacacacacacacacacacggttggAGGTTCTGCTTGGAGTCACACGGCACACAAGATTGCTGTCAAGAAAGCCTGTCCATAAATAGTGGCTGTACACCCTCCTCACTTACAATTCAGGGAAAAGAAGagcagggaagaaaaggaggaaaaacaacaacaacaacaacaaaagccatgACAGAGAACGGGAAAAGGCAGAGACTAAAAGCAAAGGACCCTCGGAGGAGGAGGGCGAGAGGTCTGGAGAGGAGGGCTCACCGGAGGAGGTGGGCGGGGCGGACTGTGCGGAGGGTGCGGCCAGCGCGGTACCCGCCCCGGCGAGGCGCTGGGGAGGCCCGGGTGGAGAGAATAAATGGGGCCCGGGGGACGGTAGGAGCCTCAGTGCGGAGACCATTATTAAAGACCACAGGTGAGGAGGTGTGGAGAGGGCTTAGGGACTGTTGACCTGGGTCAGCTCCTCCCCTCCAATTCACCGCTTCCCCTACTCCAAATAGATGTAATCACTCAGTCCTGCTGGTACTGGAGAAGGAAGGTGACCTTGACGGTGCCTCCCCCTCGGCCTGGCCCCTCCCCCGGGCATTTTAGGGTTGCAGGGAGTAGGTCTAGCTGGCGGGGGGCGGGGCGCAGGTAGCCAGGACGAGGGTTGCCATGGGAACCGCTAGGGAGGTGTCCCTAGCCGGGAGCCAGGAGGAGCTTGGTGGGAAGGGAGCGGGAAGAGGAGGGGGCTGCGCTGTCGGATGTGGGGAGACTGCGGCGGAGGGAGGAGGCGAGGGGCGGGAGGCATAGGCGAAAGTGACAGGAGCCAGGGCCCGAAGATGGATGGAATCTGTCGGCTCTGCACGGCCTCATTCCATTGTCCTCCCCAGACCCTCAGACTCGCCCACCACAGCGTCCAGCGCTGCCCAGGCCGAGGAGAAGGGGCGCCCTCCCGAGGGGGATGGATGGGGGTGTTGGCCGGGGAAATCAGGCCAtttcccccctcccttccccacctgcACCCGCACAGGACCACCGATCCCCTGGTCCACACTAACTGCGTCCTTTTCCCTAgacagaaactgaggcagagaggggTAGGAATGGGTTTTTGGTTTGAAGtgttggcgggggtggggggtgtcctTTGAAGCCTCTACCCAGCCTATCAACCCTGAGGTGTCGAGGAGCGATGGGGCTGTTTCTATCTCCTCCCCCTGCTACTTCCCTGAGACCCCCACCTCCCAAACCCGAGGCTCAGGCGCAATGGTCCTGTCACTGGCGGGACACAGCCCGGGCTGAGGAAGCAGGCAGAGCGCGGGGATTCTCcaggggatggggctggggtCTGGCCGCGCGTGGAGCAGGGCTAAGCTCACCTCTCTGCCTGCTGTCTCCGCCGAGCAAGCGGGAGCCGGAGCGGGAGCCCAGCAAAAGCGGGTTCGGTTCGCGCCTGCGCCGCAGTTCGGGGCGGGGGTGACACGGGGACGGGGGAGGAGGGTGCCGGCCCGCCTCAGGGACTGGCTCTGCAGATAGCGGCCCCCTGCAGCTCCTCCAGCTCCTGTCCCCTTCCAGagttcccttctctctctgacaCCCCAGGTCCCTCACAGAGACCCCTCGGACTCCCTGGGCCCCAACCCCTTATGCAGTCCCTCAAACTCCTCACCGATCACTCCCGCAGTTCCCCACCCCTCTCATGGAAGACCGATCCCCTCACTGAGCCTTCATCTCCTCGCTGTACTGTCAGTCCCTTCTCTAGGTCTCCATTCCCCTTATGGAGCCCCACCCAGTATAGAAACCGGCATCTCCTCGCTGGGCCCCTGTCCTCTTCACAGGCTCCCATCTCTCTCCGGGCTCCTACCGGGAAGTCCCCTCCCACTTGACTTGAGAGCCCCTAATCTCTCTGAAGTCCTCACTTCTCACTCAGTCCCCATCCTCTTTTCatcctcttttcctctttgagTCCCTACCCCTCCCTGGTACAGGATCAGCTCTTGTACCTTGAGAAGGGAGTTTGGGTGGAGGACTTGGGGTTGGGAGAGAAGTGACTTCCACTTTGGAAGGAGCTAATGACACAGCCTCCCTTGTTCTCTCCTCCCCTAGCCCCAGTTCTGCCCTGGGCAATGTGTACCCACTGCCCATCTCCCTGGAGAGCCAGCCTGTGCCAGGCAGCTGCATCTGCTTCACACCCTGTCATGAGCTGTCAGCCTTGATTTTGTCCCAcatttgctgtgtgatcttgggaaagtcaTTGTGCCCCTCCAGCCTTCATCAAGTACCCTTGCACAAACATGCCTTTGTGTCTTGAGCATCCATTCTGTTTCTCCTTGTGCTAGGGGCTGGGGACACACAGATGAATGAGCTCTGCAAGATAGGGCCACATcttcctttttagtttttctttttctttttttttaatttttatttttttgagacagcgtctcactctgttgtccaggctggagtgcggtggcatgatcacggctcactgcagcctcgatctcccaaggctcaagtgatcctcccacctcagtcgcctgaggagctgggactacaggcatgcaccaccatgcctagctaattttttgtatttttaatagagacagggttttgccatgatgcccaggctggtcttgaactcctgagctcaagtgatccacctgcctcggcctcccaaagtgctgggattataagcgtgggccaccacgtctggccaaggCCACATATTTCTTGTTCATGTTGTATCTGTGAGCCTCCCATAATGCTTGGCACTGAGTAGGCAgcccagtaaatatttactgaagacaGTCTAATAATAGTAGCAAACATATTATGCTCATTATGTGCAAAGTGTTTAAGCGTTTTGTATGTTCTATTTACTTACtcatttaagtgtgtgtgtgtgtgtgtgtgtgtgtgtgtgtgtgtgatgggaggAACTCTTGCAGCTCAAAACTAAAGGCCCCAAATGGTGACAGGAGATGGCATTGGAGAGGCAGGCAGAAGTGAGACCTGTGGGGCCTCATAAGCCAAGGTAAGGAGTTTGAGCTTCAACCCAAGGGTAGTGGGGAGCCATGGAGGGGTTATAAAGAGGGGCGGGATGTGATCTGATCTTCATTCTGAAAGGACATCTGGCTGctgtcaagagaacagcatgtTGAGCACAAGAGTGACAGCAAGAGATCAGTGAAGAGATCAGAGATGACAGTGTCTTGGCCTGGTGCAGAGAGATGAAGAGATTCAAGAGATGTTAGACTGTAAAATGAACTACAGGAATAGCTACAGGTTGGAAACAACCTGTGGTGGCTCTAAAATATGGCTACAAATTCTTTAGCACTCCTCTATAGAGAGGTGGGATCCTTGTACTCTCTCTGAATCTTGGGTGAGCTGATGACTGCTTCAACCAATGGAGTATGGTGGAACTAATGCTCTGACTTCTAAGGCCCAGACATAAAAGTACATGCAACTTCTGCTAGAACTCTAGCTCTTGGAGCCTGAGGCACCATGCCTACCTAGGGCTCCACGTCTGCCTAGaggctgccatgctgtgaggatGCCAAGACCATCAGGAGAGGACACATGAAGGCACCACAGTCCCAGCTAAGCTTAGCTTTGAGTCATCCCAGTTCAGGCATAACAGAAGTGAGTGAAGAAGAACCagatgaggccgggcacggtggctcacgcctgtaatcccagcactttgggaggccaaggcaggtggatcccctgagttcaggagtttgagaccagcctggccacatggtgaaaccccgtctctactaaaaatacaaaaatagccgggcatggtggcatgcacctgtaatcccagctactagggaggatgaggcaggagaattgcttgaacccgggaggcagaggttgcagtgagccgacatcatgccattgcacggtagaaggggaaggggaagaaccAGATGATTCCAGCGGCCAGCCATTTGAATCAGCTTCAGCCTTCAAATCTTCAAATCTTCCTAGCTGAAGACTCAAACATTGCAGAGTAGAAACAAGCTGGCCTCACTGTGTCCTGTCTGAATTCCTGACACACAGAACCCACGAGGATAATCAAGTGGTTGTTGTGTTATACCACTAGGTTTGGGCGGTTTTGTTCTGTGCTAACAGATAACTGGGACACAacttaaatatccatcaatggaaGACAAGTTATATACATTATATCTCTTtgcagaatactatgcagccattaaaaagaagaaattagtcTATAGTTATTTATATTAATCACATTTCAAGTGAAGAAAGATGCAGTGTTCTGAAAAGTCTTGATAGTATGCCTCCATTTGAAATTCTCAAAAAGATGGCACATATAGAGAACTTCTGAGAAAATAGACAAGAAAGAGGTACCAGTAGATGCCTTGGGGGAGGGTAACTGATGGCAAGGGTGGGAAtgaaattcactttttttgtttgtttgtttgagacggagtctcgctctgtcaccaggctggagcgcagtgatgcaatctcagctcactgcaacctctgcctcccgggttcaagcgattctcctgcctcagcctccccagtagctgggactacaggcacatgccaccacgcccagctaagtttttttttgtatttttagtacagatgaggtttcaccatgttggccaggatggtctcgatctcctgacctcatgatccgcctgcctcggcctcccaaagtgctgggattacaggcatgagccgccgtgcccggccgaAATTCACTTTTTACTATACACCTCTATGTTAGTTATCtttgattttgtaaaaatttaGGTGAGAAATGATGAAGGAATGAAGTGGGCAGGAAAAATGGAAAGGAGGGTGCAGGTGTGAAAAATGTCCATAAAGTTAAGTTGGCAGAACTTCTTGGTTACTAAGAAGTAAGGTAAGTgacagagattgagagagagagagagagagacagagagagggagagagacagagagcataGAGGCTGATTGTTATGTTTATAGGTCAGGTGGGTGATGCTCCATTAACAGAGATGTAAAATAGATGAGGGAAAGCCAGGTTGTGGAGAAGTTGATGCCCTTAGCTTTTGGCAGAGCTGAATGGCACTGTACAGGACATACTGGCCTAGAGTCAGGGGCAAGGTCTTGGCCTTAGATACAACATAGGGAATTGTTCTCACTGCAAATGGCAGTTTTAAACTTGAACTGGCTTTAAACAAAGGTAATATAAAGGCTCACATAATTGAGAAGTCAAGGGACACTGGCTTCAGGCATGGCTGTATCCAGATGCTCAGGatctttctctttatctcttggCTCTTCCCTCATCTGTGTTGGCTTCAGTGTCAGTCAGATTTTCCCTATATGGTAGCAAAATGGCCACAGACTTCAAATTTAACTGCTGGCAAAAGAATCTGTCTCTCCCTATAGTCTCAGGAAAAGCCCTGATGTTGATTCCCCTCACCCCAGTTGGATAATATGTCATTTACTGAACCCACTGGAGTGTCTCTGATTGGCTGGTTACTTGCTCACCCTTTGGGCGGCTGACAATGGTTAGCCCAGAGAAACCTCTTGGACTAGAGCCTGCTTGAAGAGGTTCCCTAAAGGGAAATTGAAATACTGTTACTGTAAGAAAGGGCagtggggccaggcgcagtggctcatgcctgtaatcccagcactttgggaggccgaggcgggcagattacaaggtcaggagtttgagaccagcctgaccaacatggtgaaaccctgtctctactaaaaatacaaaaatcagccgggcatggtgtcatgcgcctgtagtcccagctactcaggaggctgaggcaggagaatcacttgaacccgggaggcggaggttgcattgagccaagattgtgccactgcactccagcctgggtgatagagtgagactccgtctcaaaaaaaaaaaaaaaaaaaaagccaaaaaagaaagGGCAGTGGATGTAGATCTGGCAAAAACAATGACATTGAGATGAAGCGTGCTCAGGTCAGAGCTCTGACGAAGCCCTCTGCTGCagattgaatgtttgtgtctccctcaaattcatatgttgaagttctaaggTGATGTTATTTGGAAGTGGGCCTTTGGGAGGGATTACAGCCCTGATAAGAGGAGACTTGAGAGCTTGCTTCTTCTCTGTGCCATTTGGGGCTACAATAGGATGGCCGTCTGTACACCAGACGTCAGGCCCTTGGTTG
The Pongo pygmaeus isolate AG05252 chromosome 21, NHGRI_mPonPyg2-v2.0_pri, whole genome shotgun sequence DNA segment above includes these coding regions:
- the NRSN2 gene encoding neurensin-2 isoform X1, with the protein product MVSALRLLPSPGPHLFSPPGPPQRLAGAGTALAAPSAQSAPPTSSDEETETQKGGSSCLRSRLPEAACPRLQSKWSGSRAHSPSCTLPASQGSMMPSCNRSCSCSRGPNVEDGKWYGVRSYLHLFYEDCAGTALSDDPEGPPVLCPRRPWPSLCWKISLSSGTLLLLLGVAALTTGYAVPPKLEGIGEGEFLVLDQRAADYNQALGTCRLAGTALCVAAGVLLAICLFWAMMGWLSQDTKAEPFDPEADSHVEVFGYEPEQQLSPIFRNASGQSWFSPPASPFGQSSVQTIQPKRDF